From a region of the Candidatus Brocadia sp. genome:
- a CDS encoding HD-GYP domain-containing protein, translating to MSKQDSKPLYNSRIIDTYIKLIKRKYNYIDVEEVLNYAGMESYQISDEGHWFTQEQIDRFYDRLVYLTGNNDIAREAGRFGASPDAIGVFRQILLSHVGPAKAYEIIGKAAANFTKSATYESKRINTNKVEIVVTPLDGVHEKPFQCKNRIGYFECVSAMFNCRMPKIEHPECIFEGGSVCRYIVSWEESSFAFWEKIRNYTTLLLSPSCMCSFLIYPKVAATAFLPITIFVILSLTLYSKIMEKRELDTAIDNLRDSPDKLLEQINMNYNNALMINEIGLAISKQMDIDSILMNVVQVLEKRLDYDRGVVLLTNRDKTKLQFHAGFGYTSEQVDLLRNTSFHLDNPKSKGVFVLSFREQRPFIVNNIDEIKDTLTPRSLEFAKALGVKSFICCPIIYEKESLGVLAVDNVRTKRPLIQSDANLLMGITPGIGISIHNSMLIEARERQFKSIMQTLAASIDARDTLTAGHSEKVTEYALGICNELGISKDYCEVVRVAALLHDYGKIGIEDSILKKKGKLNPYERLEIETHAEKTKKILEQIHFEGIFREVPHIAGSHHERIDGSGYPKGLKGDAIPLGARIIGVADFFEAITAKRHYRDPMPLDEAFQLLEEESRTRFDKSVVAAFVRYYRKTHNWDPTPLSFTALSQRTGFLPLQRITGV from the coding sequence ATGTCGAAGCAAGATAGTAAACCACTATATAACAGTCGTATCATAGATACTTATATAAAGCTCATTAAAAGAAAGTACAATTATATCGATGTTGAGGAAGTATTGAACTATGCGGGGATGGAGTCCTATCAGATTTCGGATGAAGGACACTGGTTCACCCAGGAACAGATAGACCGGTTTTATGATAGATTGGTATATCTAACCGGGAATAATGACATCGCAAGGGAAGCGGGCCGGTTTGGGGCATCACCGGATGCTATCGGGGTATTTAGGCAGATTCTCCTCAGTCATGTTGGCCCTGCCAAGGCATACGAAATAATAGGGAAGGCAGCGGCTAATTTTACGAAATCCGCAACCTATGAATCAAAAAGAATAAATACCAATAAAGTTGAAATTGTGGTTACCCCCTTAGATGGGGTTCACGAAAAACCATTTCAATGTAAAAACAGAATAGGGTACTTTGAGTGTGTTAGTGCAATGTTTAATTGCAGGATGCCAAAAATAGAACATCCGGAGTGTATCTTTGAAGGAGGAAGCGTTTGCCGATACATCGTTTCATGGGAAGAATCAAGTTTCGCGTTTTGGGAAAAAATAAGGAATTATACCACTTTGCTTCTTTCTCCAAGCTGTATGTGTTCCTTTCTGATATATCCAAAGGTTGCAGCAACTGCATTTTTACCAATTACCATATTTGTTATTTTATCATTGACTTTGTACTCAAAAATCATGGAAAAGAGGGAACTCGACACTGCAATAGATAACCTCCGGGATTCACCGGATAAACTATTGGAACAAATCAATATGAATTACAATAATGCCCTTATGATAAACGAGATAGGGCTTGCAATTAGCAAACAGATGGATATTGATAGTATTCTCATGAATGTAGTACAGGTTCTGGAAAAGAGGCTTGATTATGACCGTGGAGTTGTCCTTTTGACGAATCGGGATAAAACGAAACTGCAATTCCATGCAGGTTTCGGCTATACAAGTGAACAAGTGGATCTTTTGAGGAATACGAGTTTTCATCTGGATAATCCAAAGTCAAAAGGCGTATTCGTTTTGTCCTTTCGTGAACAGAGGCCGTTCATCGTAAATAATATTGATGAAATAAAAGATACTCTTACGCCTCGCAGCCTGGAATTTGCAAAAGCGCTTGGAGTAAAATCCTTTATTTGTTGCCCTATAATTTACGAAAAGGAGTCACTAGGAGTTCTTGCCGTAGACAATGTAAGGACAAAAAGGCCTTTAATCCAGAGTGATGCTAATTTATTAATGGGTATTACGCCTGGAATAGGGATAAGTATTCATAATAGCATGCTTATTGAGGCAAGGGAACGTCAATTCAAATCCATAATGCAGACTTTAGCGGCCAGTATCGATGCACGCGATACTTTAACTGCGGGTCATTCCGAGAAGGTAACAGAATATGCCTTAGGAATTTGTAATGAACTTGGCATTTCAAAAGATTATTGCGAAGTCGTCCGAGTCGCCGCCTTGCTGCATGATTATGGCAAGATAGGTATCGAAGACTCTATCTTAAAGAAGAAAGGCAAACTAAATCCCTATGAACGACTAGAGATTGAAACCCATGCAGAAAAAACAAAAAAAATATTAGAGCAGATACATTTTGAAGGTATTTTCAGAGAAGTTCCTCATATTGCCGGATCGCATCACGAGAGAATTGATGGGAGCGGCTACCCGAAAGGACTCAAGGGAGACGCTATTCCTCTCGGCGCCAGGATAATTGGAGTTGCTGATTTCTTCGAGGCAATTACTGCAAAACGTCATTACCGGGATCCCATGCCGCTGGATGAAGCTTTTCAGTTACTGGAAGAGGAAAGTCGCACGCGGTTTGATAAAAGTGTTGTTGCAGCATTCGTTCGGTATTACAGGAAAACGCACAACTGGGATCCTACCCCGCTCAGTTTTACTGCTTTAAGTCAAAGAACGGGCTTCCTTCCCCTGCAGAGAATTACTGGCGTGTAA
- a CDS encoding class I SAM-dependent methyltransferase, with amino-acid sequence MESDEEVLRLDIKTDNKIVENQALWAGIKPGMRVADICCGSGKTTSVLHNLIQPAGTAIGVDGSKNRIEYARKQYAVQGLEFRCKDIRDSLDDLGTYDFVWVRFFLEYYLADSFNIVQNISRIVKPGGILCLIDLDHNCLNHFALSPKLEKTIFAIVKYLEENANFDPYAGRKLYSHLYTLGYQDINVDVAAHHLIFGKLKDVDAFNWIKKVEVISGKIPHVFKEYQGGYEMFLHEFSSYFNDPGRFTYTPVILCRGRKPVL; translated from the coding sequence ATGGAAAGTGACGAAGAGGTCCTCCGCTTAGATATAAAGACAGATAACAAGATTGTTGAGAATCAGGCTCTCTGGGCAGGCATAAAGCCAGGTATGCGTGTTGCGGATATCTGCTGTGGATCAGGAAAAACTACTTCCGTGTTACATAATTTAATTCAGCCTGCTGGTACTGCTATCGGAGTGGATGGGTCAAAAAACAGAATTGAATATGCCAGGAAACAGTATGCTGTCCAGGGGTTAGAATTTCGTTGTAAAGACATCCGTGATTCTCTTGATGATCTGGGGACGTATGACTTTGTCTGGGTCAGATTTTTTTTAGAATATTATCTCGCCGACAGTTTCAATATCGTCCAGAATATTTCCAGAATAGTAAAACCTGGTGGTATTCTATGCCTGATTGATCTGGATCATAACTGCCTAAACCATTTTGCTCTTTCCCCGAAATTGGAGAAAACCATCTTTGCAATTGTAAAGTATTTAGAGGAAAATGCAAATTTTGATCCTTACGCAGGCAGGAAGCTCTATTCCCATCTTTATACTCTTGGGTATCAGGATATAAACGTAGATGTTGCTGCGCACCATTTGATATTTGGCAAATTAAAAGATGTTGACGCATTTAACTGGATCAAGAAGGTTGAAGTTATTTCCGGGAAAATCCCTCATGTATTTAAAGAATATCAAGGGGGTTATGAAATGTTCTTGCATGAATTCAGTAGCTATTTTAACGATCCGGGTAGATTTACTTACACGCCAGTAATTCTCTGCAGGGGAAGGAAGCCCGTTCTTTGA